The following proteins are co-located in the Mesorhizobium australicum WSM2073 genome:
- a CDS encoding PhoX family protein, with product MTEHRSPDARFRTSLLEENEGPANNPSENRTMGEIIAARFSRRGFLKGSLAVSAIAATVSPLAMIAADDARAAEGSAFKFDELEAGIDDKHHVAPGYDADVLLRWGDPLFADSPEFDPTKQSAQAQAKQFGYNNDYVGYIPLDGSAEHGLLVVNHEYTNPHLMFPGIVKIVEKDGKKSAEVAPLSKEQVDVEMAAHGGTIVEIRKDGGKWRVIRDGKLNRRITANTEMALSGPVAGHDRVKTNADPSGVKVFGTINNCAGGVTPWGTYVMSEENIHGYFSGELPEGHKEAANYKRLGIPEGAYEWGAHYDRFSLAKEPNEPNRFGWIVEVDVNDPASVPRKRTAMGRFKHEGAESIVAKDGRVVFYLGDDERFDYVYKFVTKGMFNAGDRAANKDLLDDGTLHVAKFAEDGSFEWMPIVFGQGPLTAENGFAGQADVLIETRRAADLLGATKMDRPEDIQPNASNGKVYVMLTNNSKRKADQVDAANPRAENAFGHIIEIVEDEGDFAATKGKWEVLLKCGDPSVAAVGATFSTATTAHGWFGMPDNCAVDSAGRLWVATDGQGPKATGRTDGLWAVDTEGSARATSKLFFRVPIGAEMCGPLFAPDDQTAFVAVQHPGDGGEDWEAFGRPSYYEDLSTRWPDFRPDMPVRPAVVAITKQGGGKIAV from the coding sequence ATGACCGAACATCGCTCCCCCGACGCCCGATTCCGCACCAGCCTGCTCGAGGAAAACGAAGGCCCGGCCAACAATCCCAGCGAGAACCGCACCATGGGCGAGATCATCGCCGCGCGGTTCTCGCGCCGTGGCTTCCTCAAGGGTTCGCTTGCCGTTTCGGCGATCGCCGCCACCGTCAGCCCGCTGGCCATGATCGCCGCCGACGATGCCCGCGCCGCGGAAGGCTCAGCGTTCAAATTCGACGAGCTGGAGGCCGGTATCGACGATAAGCACCACGTCGCGCCGGGCTACGACGCCGACGTTTTGCTGCGCTGGGGCGATCCGCTGTTTGCCGATTCGCCGGAATTCGACCCGACGAAGCAGTCGGCGCAAGCCCAGGCCAAGCAGTTCGGCTACAACAACGACTATGTCGGTTACATCCCGCTCGATGGCTCGGCCGAGCATGGCTTGCTGGTGGTCAACCACGAATACACCAACCCGCATCTGATGTTCCCAGGCATCGTCAAGATTGTCGAGAAGGACGGCAAGAAGTCGGCCGAGGTGGCGCCGCTCTCGAAAGAGCAGGTCGATGTCGAGATGGCCGCCCATGGCGGCACCATCGTCGAGATCCGCAAGGATGGCGGCAAATGGCGGGTAATTCGCGACGGCAAGCTCAACCGCCGCATCACCGCCAACACCGAGATGGCGCTGTCGGGCCCGGTTGCCGGCCATGACCGCGTCAAGACCAATGCCGACCCGTCCGGCGTCAAGGTGTTCGGCACCATCAACAATTGCGCCGGCGGGGTCACGCCCTGGGGCACGTATGTGATGTCCGAGGAGAACATCCATGGCTATTTCTCCGGCGAGCTGCCGGAGGGCCACAAGGAGGCCGCCAACTACAAGCGCCTCGGCATTCCGGAAGGCGCCTATGAATGGGGCGCGCACTATGACCGCTTCAGCCTGGCCAAGGAGCCGAACGAGCCCAACCGCTTCGGCTGGATCGTCGAGGTCGATGTCAACGACCCGGCCTCGGTGCCGCGCAAGCGCACCGCCATGGGCCGCTTCAAGCATGAGGGCGCCGAATCGATCGTCGCCAAGGATGGTCGAGTGGTCTTCTATCTCGGCGACGACGAGCGCTTCGACTATGTCTACAAGTTCGTCACCAAGGGCATGTTCAACGCCGGCGACCGCGCGGCCAACAAGGATCTGCTCGACGACGGCACGCTGCATGTCGCCAAATTCGCGGAGGACGGCTCGTTCGAATGGATGCCGATCGTGTTCGGCCAAGGGCCGCTGACGGCGGAAAACGGTTTTGCCGGCCAGGCCGACGTGCTGATCGAGACACGCCGCGCCGCCGACCTGCTTGGCGCCACCAAGATGGACCGGCCCGAAGACATCCAGCCCAATGCCAGCAACGGCAAGGTCTATGTCATGCTGACCAACAATTCCAAGCGCAAGGCCGATCAGGTCGACGCCGCCAACCCGCGTGCCGAAAACGCCTTCGGCCACATCATCGAAATCGTCGAGGACGAGGGCGATTTCGCCGCCACCAAGGGCAAGTGGGAAGTGCTGCTGAAATGCGGCGACCCATCGGTGGCCGCCGTCGGCGCCACCTTCTCCACCGCGACGACGGCCCATGGCTGGTTCGGCATGCCCGACAATTGCGCGGTCGATTCGGCCGGGCGCCTGTGGGTCGCCACCGATGGCCAGGGCCCGAAGGCCACCGGCCGCACCGACGGCCTGTGGGCGGTGGACACGGAAGGATCGGCGCGGGCGACCTCGAAGCTGTTCTTCCGCGTGCCGATCGGCGCCGAAATGTGCGGCCCGCTGTTTGCGCCGGACGACCAGACCGCCTTTGTCGCCGTCCAGCATCCGGGTGACGGCGGCGAGGATTGGGAAGCGTTCGGCCGGCCCTCCTATTATGAGGACCTGTCGACCCGCTGGCCCGATTTCAGGCCCGACATGCCGGTGCGGCCGGCGGTGGTCGCCATCACCAAACAGGGTGGCGGCAAGATCGCCGTCTGA
- a CDS encoding response regulator — translation MIGAIRIAIVDDHPLFREGVTRSLSEIGGFEMVGEGATAQDAERIASTMQPDILLIDISMPGGGLAAVASILADHPAQKIVMLTVSEANADVTKALNAGVLGYVLKGVGSRALADILRNVAAGESYLSPMLSARLLSDVQSLQPANGVADRLRQLTGRQTEILRLVAEGLSNKEVALRLELQEKTVKHHMTGVLSKLNVRNRTEAALIMREFRDRDRDRS, via the coding sequence ATGATCGGCGCCATCCGCATTGCCATTGTCGACGATCATCCGCTGTTCCGCGAAGGCGTGACGCGTAGCCTGTCGGAGATCGGCGGCTTCGAGATGGTCGGCGAAGGTGCGACCGCGCAGGACGCGGAGCGCATCGCCTCGACCATGCAGCCCGACATCTTGCTCATCGACATTTCAATGCCGGGCGGCGGCCTGGCCGCGGTTGCCAGCATCCTTGCCGACCATCCCGCCCAGAAGATCGTCATGCTGACCGTTTCAGAGGCGAATGCCGATGTGACCAAGGCCTTGAACGCCGGGGTGCTCGGCTATGTCCTCAAAGGCGTCGGATCGCGTGCGCTTGCCGATATCCTGCGCAACGTGGCGGCCGGCGAAAGCTATCTTTCGCCGATGCTGTCGGCCCGGCTGCTTTCCGACGTGCAGTCCTTGCAGCCCGCCAACGGCGTGGCGGACCGGCTGCGGCAACTCACCGGCCGGCAGACCGAAATCCTGCGGCTGGTGGCGGAGGGACTGAGCAACAAGGAAGTCGCCTTACGCCTGGAGCTGCAGGAGAAGACCGTCAAGCACCACATGACGGGGGTGCTGTCGAAACTCAACGTGCGAAATCGTACTGAAGCGGCCCTCATCATGCGCGAGTTTCGCGACCGCGACAGGGACCGTTCGTAG
- a CDS encoding sensor histidine kinase: protein MTRIFQNLARRWSELSLALQFVVAGGFGLLVVMVIVGTWVTTQIRDGVTRNSAATTALYVDSVIAPLLPDLRKSEELSASVKQALDETLGQGALGKRLASFRLWRRDGTILYAKDSALTGRRFGLNDNLRSAFQGSVVAQFDTFDENEDKERAAGVPLLEIYNPVREPWSGEVVAVTEFYEVASDFKATLASALLSSWLVVAGTTLTAFLLLSGIVLRGSRIIDDQRGALRRQVSELQGLVTQNSALRHRVQRASRRATALNERYLRRIGADLHDGPAQLVALAALRMDSPVFTGDGHGSEGRSTEIAMIRKTLEDAMREIRGICTGLVLPQIETAAAADVLRLAVEEHERRTGTSVTLTMPRHLPEPGASEKISIYRFVQEGLNNAYRHGRGKDQAVRAGMKNGRLFVEVSDGGPGFDPARAEGLGLAGLRERVESIGGQFETLTGPKGTKLVIRLSVEEQA, encoded by the coding sequence ATGACTCGTATTTTTCAGAACTTGGCGCGGCGCTGGAGCGAGCTTTCCCTTGCCCTGCAATTCGTCGTTGCCGGCGGTTTTGGGCTGCTGGTCGTCATGGTGATCGTCGGGACCTGGGTGACGACGCAGATCCGGGACGGCGTCACTCGCAATTCGGCCGCCACGACGGCGCTCTATGTCGACAGCGTGATTGCGCCGCTGCTGCCCGACCTGCGCAAGAGCGAGGAGCTCAGCGCATCCGTCAAGCAGGCGCTGGACGAGACGCTCGGCCAGGGCGCGCTCGGCAAACGCCTGGCATCCTTCAGGCTCTGGCGCCGCGACGGCACGATCCTCTATGCAAAGGACTCGGCTTTGACGGGTCGCCGCTTCGGCCTGAACGACAATCTGCGTTCTGCCTTCCAGGGCAGCGTCGTTGCCCAGTTCGATACGTTCGACGAGAACGAAGACAAGGAGCGGGCCGCGGGTGTGCCGTTGCTCGAGATCTACAATCCAGTGCGCGAGCCCTGGTCCGGCGAAGTGGTCGCCGTCACGGAGTTTTACGAGGTCGCCAGCGATTTCAAGGCTACCCTGGCTTCCGCCCTGCTGTCGAGCTGGCTGGTCGTGGCCGGGACCACCTTGACGGCATTCCTGCTTCTGTCGGGCATCGTCCTGCGCGGCAGCCGCATCATCGACGACCAGCGCGGGGCGCTGCGCCGCCAGGTGTCCGAGCTGCAGGGCCTGGTGACACAGAACAGCGCCTTGCGGCATCGTGTGCAGCGGGCGTCCCGCCGCGCCACCGCGCTCAACGAAAGATATCTGCGCCGGATCGGCGCCGACCTGCATGACGGCCCTGCCCAGCTCGTGGCGCTGGCCGCGCTGCGCATGGACAGTCCGGTGTTTACCGGCGACGGGCATGGCAGCGAAGGCCGCTCGACCGAAATCGCCATGATCCGCAAGACACTGGAGGATGCGATGCGCGAGATACGCGGCATCTGCACCGGCCTGGTCCTGCCGCAGATAGAAACGGCGGCGGCGGCGGACGTGCTGCGGCTGGCCGTCGAAGAACACGAGCGCCGGACGGGCACATCGGTGACGCTTACGATGCCGAGACATTTGCCGGAGCCCGGCGCTTCTGAGAAGATCAGCATCTATCGCTTCGTGCAGGAGGGGCTGAACAATGCCTACCGCCACGGACGGGGCAAGGATCAGGCGGTGCGTGCAGGCATGAAAAATGGTAGGCTTTTCGTTGAAGTATCGGACGGCGGACCGGGCTTCGATCCGGCGCGGGCCGAGGGGTTGGGCCTTGCCGGCCTCAGGGAGCGGGTTGAAAGCATTGGCGGCCAATTCGAAACACTCACAGGGCCGAAAGGCACGAAGCTGGTGATCCGTCTTTCGGTCGAGGAGCAAGCATGA
- a CDS encoding phosphatase PAP2 family protein, with amino-acid sequence MKNAAKALLNRVEFPVLLAGLVIAGGLWAFEELMEVARATTPHAFDTEILLAFRQAGQPAIPIGPPWLEGAMRDITSLGSSSVLVLITAATIIYLLLIRRPATALLMFVAVAGGQVLSSLLKAGVDRPRPELVSHLVNETSLSFPSGHAMLSAVTYLTLGSLAARFLPGRTTKVYVLFLAVLTTVLVGVSRIYLGVHWPSDVLAGWCAGFAWAMLCWLVARLLQRRKAVSEEPD; translated from the coding sequence ATGAAGAACGCCGCGAAAGCTCTGCTCAATCGGGTCGAATTCCCGGTGCTGCTGGCCGGCCTGGTCATCGCCGGTGGGCTGTGGGCGTTCGAGGAATTGATGGAGGTGGCACGGGCCACCACGCCGCACGCCTTCGATACCGAAATCCTGCTTGCATTCCGCCAGGCCGGTCAACCGGCGATCCCGATCGGTCCGCCATGGCTGGAAGGCGCGATGCGCGACATCACCAGCCTCGGCAGCTCCAGTGTTCTGGTGCTGATCACGGCGGCGACGATCATCTATCTGCTGTTGATCCGCCGCCCGGCGACGGCGCTTCTCATGTTCGTTGCCGTGGCGGGCGGCCAGGTGCTGTCGAGCCTGCTGAAAGCCGGCGTCGACCGGCCACGCCCGGAACTCGTTTCGCATCTCGTCAACGAGACGTCGCTTTCCTTCCCAAGCGGCCATGCCATGCTGTCGGCGGTGACCTACCTCACGCTCGGTTCGCTGGCGGCGCGCTTCCTGCCGGGCCGGACGACCAAGGTCTACGTGCTGTTCCTGGCGGTGCTGACGACAGTGCTGGTCGGCGTCAGCCGCATCTATCTCGGCGTCCACTGGCCCTCGGATGTGCTGGCGGGCTGGTGTGCCGGCTTCGCCTGGGCGATGCTATGCTGGTTGGTGGCGAGGCTTCTGCAACGGCGCAAGGCGGTGAGCGAGGAGCCTGACTGA
- a CDS encoding helix-turn-helix domain-containing protein, whose amino-acid sequence MITAAQMRAARALAGIDQRTLAERAGVSLPTIQRMEASGGVVRGVVDTLMKVIQALDEAGVELIGENQASERGGRGVRLKAAMPPEPKAGPE is encoded by the coding sequence ATGATCACTGCCGCGCAGATGCGCGCCGCAAGGGCGCTGGCCGGCATCGACCAGAGGACGCTCGCCGAGCGCGCCGGCGTCTCGCTTCCCACCATCCAGCGCATGGAGGCGAGCGGCGGCGTGGTCAGGGGCGTGGTCGATACGCTGATGAAGGTCATCCAGGCTCTCGACGAAGCCGGGGTGGAACTGATCGGCGAGAACCAGGCCAGCGAGCGCGGCGGCAGGGGCGTGCGCCTCAAGGCCGCCATGCCGCCGGAACCCAAGGCCGGGCCGGAATAA
- a CDS encoding SulP family inorganic anion transporter has protein sequence MDQSRQAVHQAVKPTFSELFTPKLVTVWREGYRLPHFKADVIAGLTVAIVALPLSMAIAIASGVTPERGLYTSIVGGFIISALGGSRFQIGGPAGAFIVLVAATVARVGLDGLLLATMMAGVFLIAIGYLRLGTYIKFIPYPVTVGFTAGIAVIIFSGQIVELFGLTLPGREPGPFVPKLIALGEAAGTINLAATVVAALTIATIAVLKRWRPKWPAMLIAIGLASVVVALLALPAETIGTRYGGIPRSLQWPGMPPVSFGRMLDVLPDAIAFALLGAIESLLSAVVADGMTGRRHRSNCELVAQGFANVASALFGGICATGTIARTATNVRAGAHGPVSGMVHSGILLVLMLVAAPLASYIPLAALAGVLAVVCWNMVEKQAFATLLRASRGDALVLMATFLIVVFRDLTEGIVVGFALGSILFIDRMAKSVAVEADLAQDDVADSVGGARTYDSAEASDADTVVYRISGAFFFGAASAVGSVLDRIADQRRNFVLDCSAVPLFDSTAANVIESAAHKAGRAGVRFIISGASPQIRRMLINHGVKPPLVTYAASIRDARGQLAGRQEAEQPSLND, from the coding sequence ATGGATCAATCGCGTCAGGCAGTGCATCAGGCGGTGAAGCCGACATTCTCCGAGCTGTTCACGCCGAAGCTGGTGACGGTCTGGCGGGAGGGCTACCGGCTGCCGCATTTCAAGGCGGATGTCATCGCCGGGCTGACTGTCGCCATCGTCGCGCTGCCGCTGTCGATGGCGATCGCGATCGCTTCGGGCGTGACGCCGGAGCGTGGCCTCTACACTTCCATCGTCGGCGGCTTCATCATCTCGGCCTTGGGCGGCAGCCGCTTCCAGATCGGCGGCCCGGCCGGCGCCTTCATCGTGCTGGTGGCGGCGACGGTGGCGCGCGTCGGCCTCGACGGCCTGCTGCTGGCGACGATGATGGCCGGTGTGTTCCTCATTGCCATCGGCTATCTCCGGCTCGGCACCTACATCAAGTTCATTCCCTATCCGGTCACTGTCGGCTTCACCGCCGGCATTGCCGTCATCATCTTCTCCGGCCAGATCGTCGAATTGTTCGGGCTGACCTTGCCGGGAAGGGAGCCCGGACCGTTCGTGCCCAAGCTGATCGCGCTTGGCGAAGCAGCCGGCACGATCAACCTCGCGGCGACCGTCGTGGCGGCGCTGACCATCGCGACCATCGCCGTTCTGAAGCGCTGGCGGCCGAAATGGCCGGCCATGTTGATCGCCATCGGGCTCGCCTCGGTGGTCGTTGCGCTGTTGGCGTTGCCGGCCGAGACGATCGGCACGCGCTATGGCGGCATTCCGCGCAGCCTGCAATGGCCTGGCATGCCACCCGTCAGTTTCGGCAGGATGCTCGACGTCTTGCCGGACGCCATCGCCTTCGCGCTGCTCGGCGCCATCGAATCCCTGCTGTCGGCCGTCGTCGCCGACGGCATGACGGGCCGGCGGCACCGCTCGAATTGCGAGTTGGTGGCGCAGGGCTTCGCCAATGTCGCGTCCGCTTTGTTCGGCGGCATCTGCGCCACCGGCACCATCGCCCGCACTGCCACCAATGTGCGGGCCGGCGCGCACGGCCCGGTCTCGGGCATGGTCCATTCGGGAATCCTGCTGGTGCTGATGCTGGTGGCGGCGCCGCTTGCCAGCTACATCCCGCTCGCGGCCCTCGCCGGCGTCCTGGCGGTGGTCTGCTGGAACATGGTCGAGAAACAAGCCTTCGCCACGCTGCTCAGGGCATCGCGCGGTGATGCGCTGGTGCTGATGGCGACCTTCCTCATCGTCGTCTTCCGCGACCTCACCGAAGGCATCGTCGTCGGCTTCGCGCTCGGCTCGATCCTGTTCATCGATCGCATGGCCAAGTCCGTCGCGGTCGAGGCGGACCTGGCGCAAGACGATGTCGCCGACAGCGTCGGCGGCGCCCGCACCTATGATTCCGCCGAGGCAAGCGACGCCGACACCGTCGTCTACCGCATCTCGGGCGCCTTCTTCTTCGGTGCCGCGTCCGCCGTCGGCAGCGTGCTCGACCGCATCGCCGACCAGCGCCGCAACTTCGTGCTCGACTGTTCGGCCGTGCCGCTTTTCGATTCGACGGCGGCCAATGTCATCGAAAGCGCGGCCCACAAGGCGGGGCGCGCCGGCGTGCGCTTCATCATTTCGGGCGCCTCGCCGCAGATCCGGCGCATGCTGATCAACCACGGCGTCAAGCCGCCGCTGGTGACCTATGCCGCGTCGATCCGCGACGCGCGGGGCCAATTGGCGGGGAGACAAGAGGCGGAGCAGCCCTCTCTCAACGATTGA
- a CDS encoding DNA-3-methyladenine glycosylase: MDPVSHSDKHRPLAREELPDDTAALARFLLGKLVVRDLPEGRVSGRIVETEAYVVGDAAGHGFRGMTPRNRSLFLEAGHAYVYLAYGTSFMLNVSSETPGVGTGVLIRALEPLEGVAIMRLNRGVERLRDLARGPGRLAAALRIDRSLDGTDLCREGPLWLAQDECEPGAIGQGIRIGISKDADRLLRFYVKESPFVSGPASLNR; encoded by the coding sequence ATGGATCCCGTGAGCCACAGCGACAAGCATCGTCCGCTCGCGCGAGAAGAGCTCCCGGACGATACGGCCGCGCTCGCCCGGTTTCTCCTAGGCAAGCTGGTGGTGCGCGACTTGCCCGAAGGCAGGGTCAGCGGCCGCATCGTCGAGACGGAAGCCTATGTCGTCGGTGATGCGGCCGGGCACGGCTTTCGAGGGATGACGCCGCGCAACCGGTCGCTGTTTCTCGAAGCCGGGCACGCCTATGTCTACCTCGCCTATGGCACCTCCTTCATGCTGAATGTCTCGAGCGAGACGCCAGGGGTCGGAACCGGTGTGCTGATCCGGGCGCTGGAACCGCTGGAAGGCGTCGCGATCATGCGGCTGAACCGAGGCGTCGAGCGCCTGCGCGACCTGGCGCGCGGGCCCGGAAGGCTGGCCGCGGCGTTGCGGATCGATCGTTCGCTCGACGGGACCGACCTGTGCCGGGAAGGCCCGCTTTGGCTCGCCCAGGATGAATGTGAGCCCGGCGCGATCGGACAGGGGATCAGGATCGGCATTTCGAAGGACGCCGACCGCCTGCTGCGGTTCTACGTCAAGGAAAGTCCGTTCGTCAGCGGCCCGGCATCGCTCAATCGTTGA
- a CDS encoding SMP-30/gluconolactonase/LRE family protein, with translation MNIVVTSAVIAAIGIAAAQAAQADELWRATGLEQPESALFDAANGRIIVSNIVGNPGDADGNGYLSLLSMDGKMVSQHWTDGMDAPKGMAISGGKLYVADITKIRVVDLASGKLIASIVVPNAVFLNDMTSDRSGKVYVTDMLADTIYRIDGDRPELFVKDPLLASPNGVFADGDRLIVASWGKGIKADFSTAEPGGLLAVDIASKAVTPLAGAQNFADLDGVVAIGGTIYATAYMTGTLYRYRTGGGPEAVAHFKPGSADIGTDGKSILYVPLMNEGEVAALKIE, from the coding sequence ATGAACATTGTCGTCACTTCCGCCGTCATCGCCGCCATCGGCATTGCCGCCGCCCAGGCCGCCCAGGCCGACGAGCTCTGGCGCGCAACGGGCCTCGAACAGCCTGAATCGGCGCTGTTCGACGCCGCCAACGGCCGCATCATCGTTTCCAACATCGTCGGCAATCCGGGCGACGCCGACGGCAACGGCTACCTCAGCCTGCTGTCAATGGATGGCAAGATGGTGAGCCAGCACTGGACCGACGGCATGGACGCGCCCAAGGGCATGGCGATATCGGGCGGCAAGCTCTATGTCGCCGACATCACCAAAATCCGTGTCGTCGACCTCGCCAGCGGCAAGCTCATCGCCAGCATCGTGGTCCCGAATGCCGTTTTCCTGAACGACATGACGTCGGATCGGTCCGGCAAGGTCTACGTCACTGACATGCTGGCCGACACGATCTACCGCATCGACGGCGACAGGCCGGAGCTGTTCGTCAAGGATCCGCTGCTCGCCTCGCCCAACGGCGTCTTCGCCGATGGCGACAGGCTGATCGTGGCCTCCTGGGGCAAGGGCATCAAGGCCGACTTCAGCACGGCCGAGCCCGGCGGGCTGCTGGCGGTCGACATCGCCAGCAAGGCGGTGACGCCGCTGGCGGGCGCCCAAAACTTCGCCGACCTCGACGGCGTCGTCGCCATCGGCGGCACCATCTATGCCACGGCCTACATGACCGGCACGCTCTATCGATACAGGACCGGCGGCGGGCCGGAAGCGGTGGCGCATTTCAAGCCGGGCAGCGCCGATATCGGCACCGACGGCAAGTCGATCCTCTACGTGCCGCTGATGAACGAAGGCGAGGTCGCGGCGCTCAAGATCGAATGA
- a CDS encoding helix-turn-helix domain-containing protein — MNGPIFEALKRTLKAKGVTYRELGERMGVSEPTVKRIFHEKNCKLDRLVEICAAAGVELENVLGSMNRGPGPVNHIAPEIERRLAGRPALLFVFVMLSEKFTPEGIMRSQGLSEASMFLYLRDLEQLGLIALGRGLSAKLLVETPIQWNFEGPLRPLFEMTNKNFIGWAITHIEKEATFVSFSRRMRPETAEMVRREAEELADRARLLAHHDQHTTPEDGLIGYKWTFAFGATPFEAIMPIGPHPRDAGARMEDQPSLAKGRRPLPA; from the coding sequence ATGAACGGCCCGATCTTCGAGGCGCTGAAACGGACACTGAAGGCCAAGGGTGTCACCTATCGTGAGCTCGGCGAACGGATGGGCGTTTCCGAGCCGACGGTGAAGCGCATCTTCCATGAGAAGAACTGCAAGCTCGACCGGCTGGTGGAGATCTGCGCCGCCGCCGGCGTCGAACTGGAAAACGTGCTCGGCTCGATGAACCGCGGGCCGGGGCCGGTCAACCACATCGCGCCCGAGATCGAGCGCCGGCTCGCCGGCCGGCCGGCGCTGCTGTTCGTCTTCGTCATGCTGTCGGAAAAATTCACGCCTGAAGGCATCATGCGCTCGCAAGGCCTGAGTGAGGCCTCGATGTTCCTCTATCTGCGCGACCTCGAGCAACTCGGCCTGATCGCGCTTGGCCGTGGCCTGTCGGCGAAACTGCTGGTCGAAACGCCGATCCAGTGGAATTTCGAGGGGCCGCTCAGGCCGCTGTTCGAAATGACCAACAAGAATTTCATCGGCTGGGCTATCACCCATATCGAGAAGGAGGCGACCTTCGTCAGCTTCTCCAGGCGAATGCGTCCGGAGACGGCGGAGATGGTGCGGCGCGAGGCCGAGGAACTGGCCGACCGGGCGAGACTGCTGGCCCATCACGACCAGCACACCACGCCCGAGGACGGGTTGATCGGCTACAAATGGACCTTTGCCTTTGGCGCCACGCCATTCGAGGCGATCATGCCGATCGGGCCGCATCCACGCGACGCCGGGGCGCGGATGGAGGACCAGCCTTCCCTGGCAAAAGGCCGGCGGCCGCTACCCGCTTAG
- a CDS encoding CHAD domain-containing protein — MSFRIDPRLPLTGEVRRILAEEIGKALLHLETAHTRPEQGLHKCRKRLKSARALLRLVRSGDETFCTTENQCYRNVAALLAGPREATALIETIDRLAAGFARESVDGGLDAVRDRLIARQHDLHEGAGLKAAIGAATAACEDGLKRIETLALPDQPEQAADVLAEGARVALRRARKALDKAGTRGEADDFHDLRKAAKTHGMHLSLLGRLWPTPIKARRKAVDELGERLGELHDVFVMRALLEADSEPLGPPEDTKLLGKLLKRSEKSLRKACLAEAAELFGDSPRHATKKLARKARDDLAGASSADDLAASAG; from the coding sequence ATGAGCTTTCGTATCGATCCGCGCCTGCCGCTGACCGGCGAGGTCAGGCGTATCCTTGCCGAGGAGATCGGCAAGGCCCTGCTGCATCTGGAGACGGCGCACACCCGGCCGGAACAGGGGCTGCACAAGTGCCGCAAGCGGCTGAAGAGCGCGCGTGCCTTGTTGCGCCTCGTTCGTTCCGGAGACGAAACATTCTGCACCACGGAGAACCAGTGCTATCGAAACGTCGCGGCGCTGCTTGCCGGTCCGCGTGAAGCCACGGCCCTGATCGAAACCATCGATCGGCTGGCGGCGGGCTTCGCCAGGGAAAGCGTCGATGGCGGACTTGATGCCGTGCGCGACAGGTTGATCGCACGCCAGCATGATCTGCACGAAGGCGCCGGCCTGAAGGCGGCGATCGGGGCGGCCACCGCCGCCTGCGAAGACGGCCTGAAGCGCATTGAAACCCTTGCTTTGCCCGATCAGCCGGAACAGGCCGCCGACGTGCTTGCCGAAGGCGCCCGCGTCGCCTTGCGCCGCGCCAGGAAGGCGCTCGACAAGGCCGGCACGCGCGGTGAGGCCGACGATTTCCATGACCTGCGCAAGGCGGCCAAGACGCATGGCATGCACCTGTCGCTGCTGGGCAGGCTGTGGCCGACCCCGATCAAGGCGAGGCGCAAGGCCGTGGATGAACTGGGCGAGCGGCTCGGTGAACTGCATGATGTGTTCGTCATGCGCGCGCTGCTCGAGGCGGACAGCGAGCCGCTGGGGCCGCCCGAGGACACAAAACTTCTCGGCAAGTTGCTCAAGCGCTCGGAAAAGAGCCTCAGGAAAGCCTGTCTCGCCGAGGCCGCCGAACTGTTCGGCGACAGCCCCAGGCACGCGACGAAAAAGCTCGCCCGCAAGGCACGCGACGATCTCGCCGGCGCCTCGTCCGCTGATGATCTTGCCGCCAGTGCCGGCTGA
- a CDS encoding CYTH domain-containing protein: MGKEVERKFLVSSTAWRDLAEADIRILQFYLATAPGRTVRIRISDGASAKLTLKFGSSARERDEFEYPIPLAEAVEMLDFAIGRVIEKTRHHVRHRGYLYEVDVFGGALAGLVVAELETPEEVPDEMLPDWLGREVTGEQKFYNASLALGGIPEIAA; the protein is encoded by the coding sequence ATGGGCAAGGAAGTCGAGCGTAAGTTCCTGGTCTCCAGCACCGCATGGCGGGATCTGGCGGAAGCGGATATCCGCATTCTCCAGTTCTATCTCGCCACGGCACCCGGGCGAACCGTCCGCATCCGCATCAGTGATGGGGCCTCCGCCAAGCTGACGCTCAAATTCGGCAGCAGCGCGCGCGAGCGCGACGAATTCGAATACCCGATCCCGCTGGCGGAGGCGGTGGAGATGCTGGACTTCGCCATCGGACGTGTCATCGAGAAGACACGTCACCATGTTAGGCATCGCGGCTATCTCTATGAAGTCGATGTCTTTGGCGGTGCACTGGCGGGACTTGTGGTGGCCGAGCTCGAGACGCCGGAAGAGGTTCCGGACGAAATGCTGCCTGACTGGCTCGGCCGGGAAGTGACCGGCGAGCAGAAATTCTACAACGCGTCGCTCGCCCTCGGGGGGATACCGGAGATCGCCGCATGA